From a single Parambassis ranga chromosome 2, fParRan2.1, whole genome shotgun sequence genomic region:
- the LOC114432505 gene encoding E3 ubiquitin-protein ligase TRIM21-like — MSAANYVLTEEQLLCCICLDVFTDPVTLQCGHNFCKTCIMQHLNFNSQRQCPMCKEHVDRKYKLAMNTFILEMVVQFRRSAGRKACDSSEPRVGTLEKDVYSVSAKCERKSVTVRLLLAFTLTCLVVFFTANQYFHFIMCDLSSRCEYTPIRQSSMKENHKSQLVVPLEDEYEIQKTELLNTKVQIHQMIQERWQKIQELKESVQLSEEAAEREVADGIQVFTALIQSLEGTQAELVEMIEDKQKVTRKQHQGYIEELAQEISEVMRRRAEVEQLSPSKDQLCFQQSLSSLKAALPSKDWSEVSVCPVTFEGVMRTVMGKAVSLLTDLVRKEMQKLQEAEVKNLQQSAAEVTLDPDKAHPALVLSDDRKQVHCGDDLKKLPDDSKKFEAAINVLGKQSFSCGRFHYDIQIKGKTEWTLGVAQGLISRAGELKLNQENGFWTICLKKSMEYFALASRLVPLTVSHPPEKVQVFVDYEEGRVSFYDVDTAAVLYSFTGCSFTAKLHPFFSPGSRDGGRNTAPLIISAPGPLQRPQTGSR; from the coding sequence ATGTCAGCTGCCAACTATGTGCTAACTGAGGAGCAGCTTTTGTGCTGCATCTGTCTTGATGTGTTCACCGACCCCGTCACTTTACAGTGTGGACACAACTTCTGCAAAACCTGCATCATGCAGCACCTGAACTTCAACTCCCAGCGGCAGTGCCCCATGTGCAAAGAGCACGTGGACAGGAAGTACAAGCTCGCCATGAATACTTTCATATTGGAgatggtggttcagttcagacgGTCAGCTGGAAGGAAAGCCTGTGACAGCTCGGAGCCACGTGTAGGAACACTAGAAAAAGATGTTTACAGTGTCTCTGCTAAATGTGAAAGGAAGTCTGTGACAGTCCGTCTGCTGTTAGCGTTTACCCTCACATGCTTGGTTGTCTTCTTCACTGCTAACCAGTACTTTCATTTCATTATGTGCGACTTGAGTAGCAGGTGTGAATACACACCCATTCGTCAGTCCAGCATGAAGGAGAACCACAAAAGTCAGCTGGTGGTTCCTCTGGAAGATGAATATGAAATACAGAAGACAGAACTCCTGAACACAAAGGTTCAGATCCACCAAATGATCCAGGAGAGGTGGCAGAAGATTCAGGAGCTCAAAGAGTCAGTACAGCTCAGTGAAGAAGCTGCAGAGAGGGAGGTGGCCGACGGCATCCAGGTGTTCACCGCTCTGATCCAGAGTTTGGAAGGAACTCAAGCCGAGCTTGTTGAGATGATTGAAGACAAGCAGAAAGTGACCCGAAAACAGCATCAAGGTTACATTGAAGAGCTGGCGCAGGAGATCTCTGAGGTGATGAGGAGGCGTGCTGAGGTAGAGCAGCTCTCACCATCTAAAGACCAGCTTTGCTTCCAGCAGAGCCTCTCATCCCTGAAAGCTGCGCTGCCCTCCAAAGACTGGTCTGAGGTGAGCGTCTGTCCAGTGACGTTTGAAGGAGTCATGAGGACAGTAATGGGGAAAGCCGTGAGCCTGTTGACAGACCTGGTCAGGAAGGAAatgcagaagctgcaggaggcagAGGTGAAAAACCTCCAGCAGTCTGCAGCTGAGGTGACGTTGGATCCTGACAAGGCTCATCCAGCTCTCGTCCTGTCTGATGACAGGAAACAAGTTCACTGTGGGGATGATTTGAAGAAACTTCCAGACGACTCCAAAAAGTTTGAAGCTGCAATTAATGTTTTGGGGAAGCAGAGTTTCTCCTGCGGAAGGTTCCACTATGACATCCAGATCAAAGGAAAGACTGAGTGGACTTTAGGAGTGGCCCAAGGATTGATCAGTAGGGCAGGAGAACTCAAGCTGAACCAAGAGAACGGTTTCTGGACAATATGTCTGAAGAAGAGCATGGAGTACTTTGCGCTTGCGAGCCGCCTCGTCCCTCTCACTGTGAGCCATCCGCCAGAGAAGGTGCAAGTGTTTGTGGATTATGAGGAAGGTCGGGTGTCTTTTTACGACGTcgacactgctgctgttctttaCTCCTTCACTGGCTGCTCCTTCACAGCGAAGCTCCACCCTTTCTTCAGTCCTGGAAGCAGAGACGGTGGTAGAAACACTGCTCCTCTTATTATCTCTGCTCCTGGACCCCTTCAGAGGCCTCAGACAGGGTCTAGATGA